One Propionispora hippei DSM 15287 genomic region harbors:
- the plsX gene encoding phosphate acyltransferase PlsX, protein MRIAVDAMGSDYAPKEIVLGAVAAAKEYQCDIILVGDQEQILPVLDTYSNWRELGISVQQASEVIEMHEHPGVSVRKKKDASVVVATRLVKEGICDAVVSAGSTGAAVAAALFGLGRIKGIERPAIATHIPNLTGTTIMLDSGANVDSKPKNLVQSAIMGSIYAEYVLGMNRPRVGLLNIGEEDSKGNEQVLTTFPLLKQLKTIHFIGNVEGRDTFNGTVDIVVCDGFVGNVVLKTGEGLVSFLTTLIKNTIKNSGWLAKLAAFLLLPSIKKLKKKLDYDEYGGAPLLGVNGGFIICHGSSKAKAIKNAIRVACEFSEQKVVEHISENIVKEGVGANE, encoded by the coding sequence ATGAGAATTGCCGTTGATGCCATGGGTAGCGATTATGCACCGAAAGAGATTGTACTGGGCGCGGTTGCTGCTGCAAAAGAGTATCAATGCGATATTATTTTGGTAGGCGATCAGGAGCAGATACTGCCCGTTTTAGATACATACAGCAATTGGCGAGAACTGGGGATTTCGGTGCAGCAGGCATCGGAAGTTATAGAGATGCATGAACATCCAGGCGTGTCTGTCCGCAAAAAAAAGGATGCCTCCGTGGTGGTGGCTACCCGGCTGGTCAAAGAAGGCATTTGTGATGCCGTAGTCTCTGCCGGCAGCACCGGGGCGGCCGTAGCGGCGGCGTTATTCGGTCTGGGACGGATTAAAGGCATTGAGCGGCCGGCTATCGCGACCCATATTCCCAATTTAACCGGCACCACTATCATGCTCGATTCGGGAGCCAATGTGGACAGCAAGCCTAAAAACCTGGTGCAAAGTGCCATTATGGGTTCCATTTATGCCGAATATGTGCTGGGCATGAATCGGCCGCGGGTGGGACTTTTAAATATCGGGGAAGAGGATAGCAAGGGAAATGAACAGGTGCTGACGACCTTCCCTCTGCTCAAACAGTTAAAAACCATCCATTTTATCGGCAACGTGGAAGGCCGGGATACTTTTAACGGTACGGTGGATATTGTTGTTTGTGACGGCTTTGTCGGTAATGTGGTGCTTAAGACAGGCGAAGGACTGGTCAGTTTTCTGACGACACTTATAAAAAATACGATAAAAAACAGCGGCTGGCTTGCCAAGCTGGCGGCCTTTCTTCTGCTGCCATCCATAAAAAAGCTGAAGAAGAAGCTGGATTACGATGAATACGGCGGAGCGCCGCTGCTCGGTGTTAATGGCGGCTTTATCATCTGCCACGGAAGCTCAAAAGCAAAGGCTATCAAAAATGCGATACGCGTTGCCTGCGAATTTTCGGAGCAAAAGGTTGTGGAGCATATCAGTGAAAACATCGTAAAGGAAGGTGTTGGTGCGAATGAGTGA
- a CDS encoding beta-ketoacyl-ACP synthase III, whose protein sequence is MSEQGVSVGIVGIGTYVPDKIITNHDLEQMVDTSNEWIVERTGIRERHIAEPDMATSDLAVLAARKALADAGVSAEEINLIIVATATPDMFFPSVACIVQDRLGAVNAAAFDLGAGCTGFVYAVATGSQFIKSGLYKKVLVIGAETLSKVVDWTDRNTCVLFGDGAGAVVLSEVKAGYGILSIDLGSDGSGGEFLKIPAGGTRVPTTEQTVSDRQHYLYMNGSEVFKFAIKVMGEAAVKALDAAGLDHHSVNCLIPHQANIRIIQSAAKRLKLPMEKVMVNVDKYGNTSAASIPLALEEALKSCRIQQDDIVVLVGFGAGLTWGACVIKWCKEEKTIV, encoded by the coding sequence ATGAGTGAGCAAGGCGTATCGGTAGGTATCGTCGGTATTGGTACCTATGTCCCCGATAAAATAATAACCAATCACGACTTGGAACAAATGGTTGACACCTCTAATGAATGGATTGTCGAACGTACCGGTATCCGGGAAAGGCATATTGCCGAACCGGACATGGCTACCTCTGATTTGGCAGTACTGGCTGCCAGAAAAGCGCTGGCCGATGCCGGGGTTTCCGCCGAGGAAATCAATTTGATTATTGTGGCTACGGCTACTCCTGACATGTTTTTTCCTTCCGTAGCCTGCATCGTACAGGACCGGCTTGGTGCCGTCAATGCCGCCGCCTTTGATCTGGGCGCAGGCTGCACCGGCTTTGTCTATGCTGTGGCAACAGGCAGTCAGTTTATCAAGTCGGGCTTATATAAAAAGGTCCTGGTCATCGGGGCCGAGACTTTGTCCAAGGTAGTGGACTGGACAGACCGCAATACCTGCGTTCTGTTTGGTGACGGAGCCGGTGCTGTGGTGCTGAGCGAAGTAAAAGCGGGCTATGGGATTTTGAGCATTGACCTTGGCTCCGACGGTTCGGGCGGGGAGTTTTTGAAAATTCCGGCCGGTGGAACACGGGTGCCGACTACGGAGCAAACGGTCAGTGACAGGCAGCATTATTTGTATATGAACGGCAGTGAAGTATTTAAATTTGCTATCAAGGTTATGGGGGAGGCGGCTGTAAAAGCGTTGGACGCCGCCGGGCTTGATCATCACAGTGTAAATTGCCTGATCCCGCACCAGGCCAACATCCGCATCATTCAATCGGCGGCTAAAAGACTTAAGCTGCCAATGGAAAAGGTTATGGTCAATGTCGATAAATACGGGAATACTTCTGCTGCCTCTATTCCGCTGGCTTTGGAGGAAGCATTGAAAAGTTGTCGAATACAACAGGATGACATAGTTGTACTTGTTGGTTTCGGCGCAGGCTTAACCTGGGGTGCGTGTGTTATAAAATGGTGTAAGGAGGAAAAGACTATTGTTTAA
- a CDS encoding acyl carrier protein: MTTFDKVKEIVVEQLGVDEADVAIDSTFIDDLGADSLDIVELIMAFEEEFNIEIPDEIAEKIKTVKDAVGYIEQEKQG; this comes from the coding sequence ATGACAACTTTCGATAAAGTAAAAGAAATCGTAGTTGAACAACTAGGTGTTGATGAAGCTGATGTTGCTATTGACTCTACTTTTATTGATGACTTGGGTGCTGACTCTTTGGACATTGTTGAATTGATTATGGCTTTTGAAGAGGAATTTAATATTGAGATTCCTGACGAAATAGCTGAAAAAATCAAAACAGTGAAAGACGCTGTGGGGTACATAGAACAGGAGAAGCAAGGCTAA
- a CDS encoding stage V sporulation protein S, whose translation MEILKVSAQSSPKSVAGALAAVLREKHSAEVQAVGAGAVNQAIKAIAISRGFVAPNGMDLITIPAFAEISIEGEERTAIRFIVEPR comes from the coding sequence ATGGAAATCCTTAAAGTATCTGCACAATCGAGTCCTAAATCTGTAGCAGGTGCTCTGGCTGCCGTGTTAAGAGAAAAGCATTCCGCAGAAGTGCAGGCAGTGGGGGCGGGGGCAGTCAATCAGGCCATAAAGGCTATTGCCATATCGCGGGGATTTGTGGCGCCAAATGGTATGGATCTCATTACAATACCTGCTTTTGCTGAAATTTCCATTGAGGGTGAGGAACGGACTGCAATCCGGTTTATTGTGGAACCACGGTAA
- the fabD gene encoding ACP S-malonyltransferase, which translates to MSKRAFVFPGQGSQTVGMGRELYEKFAVAKQVFEAADEALGFSITDMCFQGPEEELRKTFNTQPAILTVSVACYEVLKEYGLQADIVAGHSLGEYSALVAAGSLAFADAVRLVRKRGQFMQEAVPLGEGAMAAILGMDRASVVEVCQQLEAETGSVQAVNFNCPGQIVIAGKVAAVERAAELLKGRGAKRAVMLPVSAPFHSTLMQPAAEKLAAELDKITVQDAKIPLVANVNGEIVTVGGQIKKLLVEQAASPVKWEDCVARMVAFGAGEFVEVGPGKVLTGFTKKIAKEVNNNNIEDIASLEKTLDYFREVR; encoded by the coding sequence ATGAGTAAACGTGCATTTGTGTTTCCCGGACAGGGCTCGCAGACAGTAGGGATGGGCCGGGAACTTTATGAAAAGTTTGCCGTAGCGAAGCAGGTGTTTGAGGCGGCTGATGAGGCTCTTGGATTTTCCATCACCGATATGTGCTTTCAGGGACCCGAGGAGGAGCTTCGTAAAACCTTTAATACACAGCCGGCTATTTTGACGGTTAGTGTTGCTTGTTATGAAGTTCTTAAGGAATACGGCCTCCAGGCCGATATTGTCGCCGGCCATAGTCTGGGCGAATACTCGGCGCTGGTTGCCGCCGGTTCGCTCGCTTTTGCCGACGCCGTACGCCTGGTGCGCAAGCGGGGGCAATTCATGCAGGAAGCGGTCCCCCTGGGGGAAGGCGCTATGGCGGCTATTTTAGGGATGGACCGCGCCAGCGTGGTGGAAGTGTGTCAGCAGCTAGAGGCTGAAACGGGCTCGGTGCAGGCTGTTAACTTCAACTGCCCCGGACAGATTGTCATTGCCGGCAAGGTTGCGGCGGTGGAAAGAGCTGCCGAGCTGTTGAAAGGTCGTGGCGCCAAACGGGCCGTTATGCTGCCGGTAAGCGCTCCCTTTCATAGCACACTGATGCAGCCGGCAGCAGAAAAGCTGGCTGCCGAGCTGGATAAAATCACTGTTCAGGACGCAAAAATACCGTTGGTAGCTAATGTCAACGGGGAAATTGTCACCGTTGGCGGTCAGATTAAGAAACTGCTGGTCGAACAGGCGGCAAGCCCGGTAAAATGGGAAGATTGCGTAGCCCGGATGGTTGCTTTCGGCGCCGGTGAGTTTGTTGAAGTCGGTCCGGGTAAAGTTCTTACAGGATTTACCAAAAAGATAGCGAAAGAAGTTAATAACAATAATATTGAGGATATTGCTTCTTTGGAAAAAACCCTTGATTATTTCAGGGAGGTTCGCTAA
- a CDS encoding NAD(P)H-dependent flavin oxidoreductase, producing the protein MKLPELKIGHLVAKIPIIQGGMAIRISTARLAAAVAEQGGVGLIAASGMSFDELRSEIRLARSLTKGIVGINIMVAARQFADIVKTAIDEGIDLVVAGAGFSRDVFGYGKESGTPIVAMVSSVKAAKLAEKMGAAAVVVEGKEAGGHLGTDRSMRELLPDIKKAVQIPVIGAGGVIDGHDVVEVMKLGADGVQMGTRFAASVESNAAPELKQFYLKAKHEDVVLIKSPVGLPGQAIGNPFAKKIIEGTVPAPDSCDACLKHCSKSFCIIKALIRAQQGDVESGLVFTGEYIHRIEEILSVKEIFSRILAEVEASNG; encoded by the coding sequence TTGAAACTTCCAGAACTGAAAATTGGCCATTTAGTGGCCAAGATACCGATTATTCAGGGTGGCATGGCAATCCGTATCTCTACAGCCCGGCTGGCTGCTGCTGTGGCGGAACAGGGCGGTGTCGGTTTAATTGCTGCATCAGGTATGAGTTTTGATGAGTTGCGCAGCGAAATTCGTCTGGCGCGTTCCCTTACTAAAGGCATTGTTGGCATTAATATTATGGTTGCGGCGAGACAGTTCGCCGATATTGTTAAAACGGCGATTGACGAGGGTATTGACCTGGTGGTTGCCGGCGCGGGTTTTTCCCGTGATGTGTTTGGCTATGGCAAAGAGTCTGGTACACCGATTGTGGCAATGGTTTCCTCTGTAAAGGCTGCTAAACTGGCCGAAAAGATGGGCGCTGCCGCTGTAGTCGTGGAAGGTAAGGAAGCCGGCGGGCATCTCGGCACCGATAGGTCGATGCGGGAACTGCTGCCGGATATAAAAAAAGCGGTTCAAATTCCGGTTATTGGTGCCGGCGGTGTCATTGACGGGCACGATGTAGTTGAGGTTATGAAGCTGGGGGCCGATGGCGTACAAATGGGTACGCGGTTTGCTGCAAGTGTAGAATCCAATGCAGCTCCCGAGCTAAAACAATTTTATTTGAAAGCAAAACATGAAGATGTCGTTTTAATCAAAAGTCCTGTGGGACTTCCTGGACAGGCCATAGGCAACCCCTTTGCTAAGAAAATTATTGAAGGTACTGTGCCTGCTCCTGATTCTTGTGACGCCTGTCTGAAGCACTGTTCGAAAAGTTTTTGCATTATCAAGGCTCTTATCCGTGCACAACAGGGCGATGTGGAATCCGGACTGGTGTTTACCGGCGAGTACATTCATCGAATAGAGGAAATACTTTCTGTTAAAGAGATTTTTAGCAGAATTCTGGCAGAAGTTGAAGCAAGCAATGGATAA
- the fabK gene encoding enoyl-[acyl-carrier-protein] reductase FabK, with product MAWVATAELAAAVSNAGGLGVIGAGHMPPDALRSEIVKAKSLTNKPFGVNIMLMSPFVKEVMQVVIEERVPVITTGAGNPGEYIPALKEIGSKVIPVVASVALAKRLERVGVDALIAEGMESGGHVGEVSTMALIPQIVDAVSIPVIAAGGIGDARGVVAALALGAQGVQIGTRFVASVECTAHDNYKEAVIRAKERSTVLTGVTTGHPVRVIANKLTREYLELERNGASVEELERLGAGKLKAAVRDGDTERGSVMSGQIAGMVREVKPVAAIIEEIVSEVPAIVAAVQKFTQGNR from the coding sequence ATGGCATGGGTTGCCACAGCCGAACTGGCGGCAGCCGTATCTAATGCCGGCGGCCTGGGCGTAATTGGAGCGGGACATATGCCTCCTGATGCGCTGCGCAGCGAAATTGTCAAAGCAAAATCGCTGACAAATAAACCGTTTGGTGTCAATATCATGCTGATGTCTCCTTTTGTCAAGGAAGTTATGCAGGTGGTAATTGAGGAACGTGTGCCGGTTATTACCACCGGGGCGGGAAATCCCGGTGAATACATTCCCGCTCTGAAAGAAATCGGCAGTAAGGTGATCCCGGTGGTGGCTTCTGTAGCTCTGGCCAAACGGTTGGAACGGGTTGGTGTGGACGCGCTGATTGCCGAAGGCATGGAAAGCGGCGGCCATGTTGGTGAAGTATCGACCATGGCGTTGATTCCGCAAATTGTTGATGCCGTCAGTATTCCGGTCATTGCCGCCGGCGGCATTGGTGATGCCAGAGGCGTCGTTGCCGCTCTGGCCTTGGGAGCCCAAGGCGTACAAATCGGTACTCGGTTTGTTGCTTCCGTTGAATGTACGGCTCATGATAACTATAAAGAAGCGGTAATTCGCGCTAAGGAACGTTCAACGGTGCTTACCGGCGTGACGACAGGCCATCCGGTGCGCGTTATCGCCAATAAGCTTACGCGCGAATACCTGGAGCTGGAAAGAAACGGCGCCTCGGTGGAAGAACTGGAGCGTCTGGGCGCCGGAAAGCTAAAGGCGGCGGTCCGTGACGGTGATACCGAGCGCGGCTCTGTGATGAGCGGACAAATTGCCGGTATGGTGCGTGAAGTAAAACCGGTGGCGGCCATCATTGAGGAAATTGTCAGTGAAGTGCCTGCTATTGTCGCTGCCGTTCAAAAATTTACGCAAGGGAACCGCTGA
- the fabG gene encoding 3-oxoacyl-[acyl-carrier-protein] reductase: MLLDNKVAIVTGASRGIGRAVALALAQAGVKVVINYAGNAAAAREVEEQITAMGGEALVVQADVAKLESVEELVKQATEKFGRIDILVNNAGITRDNLLMRMKEEDWDAVINTNLKGIFNCTKTIARVMMKQRSGKIINMSSVVGVTGNAGQANYAAAKAGVIGFTKSMAKELASRGITVNAVAPGFIATDMTAVLSDQIKDELAGRVPLGRLGSAEEVASAVLFLASDAATYITGQTLHVDGGMVM, encoded by the coding sequence ATGCTTTTAGACAATAAAGTGGCAATTGTCACCGGGGCTTCCCGGGGAATTGGCCGGGCGGTGGCCCTGGCGCTGGCTCAGGCGGGCGTTAAGGTAGTTATCAACTATGCCGGCAATGCGGCTGCGGCCCGTGAAGTAGAAGAGCAAATTACGGCCATGGGTGGGGAAGCGCTGGTTGTACAAGCCGATGTGGCTAAGCTGGAATCGGTGGAAGAACTGGTAAAACAGGCTACTGAGAAATTCGGCCGCATTGACATCCTGGTCAACAATGCCGGCATCACCAGAGACAATCTGTTGATGCGCATGAAGGAAGAAGACTGGGATGCCGTAATCAATACCAACCTGAAGGGCATTTTCAATTGTACAAAAACAATCGCCCGTGTTATGATGAAACAGCGTAGCGGTAAGATCATTAATATGAGCTCGGTGGTTGGGGTTACCGGCAATGCCGGTCAGGCCAACTACGCGGCCGCCAAGGCCGGTGTGATCGGCTTTACCAAGTCGATGGCTAAGGAACTGGCTTCACGGGGCATTACCGTTAACGCGGTGGCTCCCGGCTTCATTGCTACCGATATGACGGCTGTGTTATCAGACCAGATCAAGGATGAACTGGCAGGCCGGGTGCCGCTAGGCCGCTTAGGCAGTGCCGAGGAAGTTGCTTCGGCCGTACTTTTTCTGGCTTCCGACGCAGCTACCTATATTACAGGACAGACTTTACATGTCGACGGCGGCATGGTAATGTAG
- the rnc gene encoding ribonuclease III yields the protein MKMLLDKPRLQALAALSGVLGVEFKEISLLNQALVHTSFANENKHMGVMHNERLEFLGDAVLDLVISQFLFNRFPNLTEGELTKARAVIVCEPTLARHAARLGIGKYLLLGKGELSSGGRERISILADSFESLIGAVYLDGGFERAADFVLQQLTEELVLVEQGQYIKDYKTLLQESIQKHNDSKIVYEIVSERGPDHDKVFEVSVVVNSNILGWGTGKSKKEAEQFAARQALIKLHIIDEK from the coding sequence ATGAAAATGTTGCTGGATAAACCACGGCTTCAGGCGTTGGCCGCCTTGAGCGGGGTATTAGGTGTCGAGTTTAAGGAAATTTCTTTGCTGAATCAGGCGCTTGTTCATACTTCATTCGCCAATGAGAATAAGCATATGGGCGTTATGCATAATGAACGGCTGGAATTTCTGGGCGATGCCGTTCTTGATCTGGTGATCAGCCAATTCCTTTTTAACCGCTTTCCCAACTTAACGGAGGGCGAACTGACCAAGGCGCGCGCTGTTATAGTCTGCGAGCCGACCCTGGCCCGACATGCGGCCAGACTGGGAATCGGCAAGTATTTGCTGCTGGGTAAGGGCGAGCTTAGTTCAGGCGGCCGGGAACGCATTTCCATTCTGGCCGATTCTTTTGAGTCTCTCATTGGCGCCGTATATCTGGATGGCGGTTTTGAGCGTGCGGCGGACTTTGTTCTGCAGCAGCTCACCGAGGAATTGGTCTTGGTTGAGCAGGGACAGTATATAAAAGATTACAAGACTCTGCTGCAGGAATCCATTCAAAAGCATAATGACAGTAAAATTGTCTATGAAATTGTATCGGAACGAGGGCCTGATCATGATAAAGTATTTGAAGTGTCTGTTGTGGTCAATTCAAATATCTTAGGATGGGGAACTGGGAAAAGCAAAAAGGAAGCGGAACAGTTTGCCGCTAGACAAGCCTTGATCAAACTCCATATCATTGATGAAAAATAA
- the fabF gene encoding beta-ketoacyl-ACP synthase II — protein MKRRVVITGLGAISPIGVGKDDFWQALMEGKCGIGRITRFDPSEYSTQIAGEVKDFDPVKYIDKKEAKRMDRASQFAIAATKMAFEDAAMDLDKEDRTRIGTLVGTGIGGIETLHEQYKILFEKGPNRVSPFFVPMMIGNMVAGHTSITFGLQGPNSCVVTACATGTNAIGDAFRIIERGEADVMVAGGTEAAISPAAVAGFCSMKAMSTRNDEPEKASRPFEKERDGFVMGEGAGIVILESLEHALARGARIYAEVAGYGHNADAYHITAPAPEGVQAAKCMAMALADAGLKPEDADYINAHGTSTPLNDKNETLAIKSLFGDHAYKLAVSSIKSMTGHLLGAAGGIECIATALTIANSMIPPTINYDTPDPELDLDYVPNKAREGVVNVALSNSFGFGGHNATILLKKYQA, from the coding sequence TTGAAGAGGCGAGTTGTAATTACAGGATTAGGGGCTATTTCACCGATCGGTGTAGGCAAGGATGATTTTTGGCAAGCTCTGATGGAGGGCAAATGTGGCATTGGACGGATTACCCGTTTTGATCCAAGCGAATATTCGACGCAGATCGCCGGCGAAGTAAAGGATTTTGATCCGGTTAAATATATTGATAAAAAAGAAGCAAAACGGATGGACCGGGCGTCGCAATTTGCGATTGCCGCTACCAAAATGGCTTTTGAAGATGCGGCCATGGATTTGGACAAGGAAGACCGTACCCGCATCGGCACGTTGGTGGGAACCGGTATTGGCGGTATTGAAACGCTGCATGAACAATATAAGATTTTATTTGAAAAAGGACCCAACCGGGTGAGCCCGTTCTTTGTGCCGATGATGATCGGCAACATGGTGGCCGGCCATACGTCGATTACCTTTGGTTTGCAGGGGCCGAACAGTTGCGTGGTCACTGCCTGTGCCACCGGCACCAATGCCATTGGCGACGCTTTTAGAATCATTGAACGGGGCGAGGCTGATGTGATGGTAGCAGGCGGTACGGAAGCGGCTATTTCACCGGCGGCGGTTGCCGGCTTCTGCTCGATGAAGGCTATGTCTACCCGCAATGATGAACCGGAAAAGGCTTCGCGTCCCTTTGAAAAAGAGCGTGACGGTTTTGTTATGGGCGAAGGCGCCGGTATTGTTATTTTAGAATCGTTGGAACATGCATTGGCCAGAGGCGCGCGTATTTATGCAGAAGTAGCCGGCTACGGACACAATGCAGACGCTTACCATATTACCGCCCCGGCTCCGGAAGGTGTCCAGGCAGCCAAATGCATGGCTATGGCTTTGGCCGATGCCGGCTTAAAACCGGAAGACGCCGATTATATTAACGCTCACGGAACATCGACACCGCTTAATGACAAAAATGAAACACTGGCCATCAAATCCCTGTTTGGCGACCATGCTTATAAGTTGGCGGTAAGCTCCATTAAATCCATGACCGGTCACTTGCTGGGAGCTGCCGGCGGGATTGAGTGCATTGCAACAGCACTCACCATTGCCAATAGTATGATTCCGCCGACCATCAATTACGATACGCCTGATCCGGAACTGGACTTGGATTATGTTCCTAACAAGGCACGGGAAGGTGTAGTGAATGTGGCGCTGTCCAATTCGTTTGGTTTTGGCGGCCATAACGCTACTATCCTTTTGAAAAAGTACCAAGCGTAA
- a CDS encoding elongator complex protein 3 yields the protein MKHFIIPIFIPHFGCTHQCVFCNQKKITGSSAIRLSGKDVANLIELYLARLDRPRRVEVAFYGGSFTALSVNYQRELLTPAALAQREGRIHAIRLSTRPDAISSDILQHLLSYGVSIVELGAQSLDDGILATAARGHTVNDIERAVCLLREAGLSCGLQLMLGLPGETWELLPLVAARLLRLKPDMLRIYPTLVIAGTPLADLYQNGHYAPLTVDEAVRRAAFFRLLCDQQGISVIRTGLQATEELDQPSVVLAGPYHPSFGEMVEARLFSLMFQRFAAGKDLTGRQLAILHHPRDHSKLRGLSNANLRNWQEQYGFNKLSLYPAGSKAGELIIEYEGLSHVVNKQMLCQL from the coding sequence ATGAAGCACTTTATCATTCCCATTTTTATTCCGCACTTTGGTTGTACTCACCAGTGTGTTTTTTGCAATCAAAAGAAAATTACCGGCAGCAGTGCCATAAGGTTAAGCGGCAAAGACGTTGCAAACTTGATTGAGCTGTATTTGGCCAGGCTTGACCGGCCTCGCCGGGTTGAAGTGGCCTTTTATGGCGGCAGCTTTACCGCTCTTTCTGTAAACTATCAGCGTGAACTGTTGACGCCGGCTGCTCTGGCGCAGCGGGAGGGACGAATACACGCTATTCGCCTCTCGACCCGCCCTGATGCTATTTCCTCCGATATTTTGCAGCATTTGCTCTCTTATGGTGTCAGTATCGTTGAGCTAGGAGCCCAGTCATTGGATGACGGCATCCTGGCTACCGCAGCGCGAGGGCATACGGTGAACGATATTGAACGGGCCGTTTGCCTGCTGCGGGAAGCAGGACTGTCCTGCGGCCTGCAATTGATGCTGGGGCTGCCCGGTGAAACCTGGGAGCTGTTGCCGCTGGTGGCGGCGCGTCTGCTGCGTTTGAAGCCTGATATGTTGCGAATTTATCCAACCCTGGTAATTGCCGGTACGCCGCTGGCCGATTTGTATCAGAACGGACACTATGCGCCGCTAACCGTGGATGAGGCGGTGCGGCGGGCTGCTTTTTTCAGGCTGCTTTGCGACCAGCAGGGAATTTCTGTCATCCGTACAGGTCTGCAGGCTACGGAAGAGCTTGACCAACCTTCGGTAGTGCTGGCTGGGCCGTATCACCCGTCTTTTGGCGAGATGGTGGAAGCCCGCCTTTTTTCTCTGATGTTTCAACGCTTTGCGGCCGGAAAGGATTTGACCGGCCGTCAGCTCGCCATTCTACATCACCCGCGTGATCATTCGAAACTTCGGGGTTTAAGCAATGCCAATCTTAGAAACTGGCAGGAACAGTATGGTTTTAACAAGTTGAGCCTGTATCCGGCAGGGAGCAAAGCGGGTGAACTGATAATCGAATATGAAGGTCTCTCCCATGTGGTAAACAAACAGATGCTTTGTCAACTTTAG
- the fapR gene encoding transcription factor FapR, which produces MARIQKKIRQQLLTEKLDATPFLTDEELAALLNVSVQTIRLDRLELGIPEVRERTKKMAENVQSKLKTLGSEEIIGELIDLELGRAGISIMKITADMVFEKNQVARGHYVFSQANSLALAVIDANVAVTGVANIKYKMPIHVGEKLIAKAEVMKKRGNKYFVWVKTRNDKQEVFRAKFIIVSLEQDEK; this is translated from the coding sequence ATGGCGCGTATCCAAAAAAAAATCAGACAACAGCTGCTAACCGAAAAACTGGACGCTACCCCTTTTCTAACCGATGAGGAGTTGGCGGCACTGTTAAACGTGAGCGTTCAAACAATTCGCTTAGATCGTTTGGAACTCGGCATACCGGAAGTCCGGGAGCGGACCAAGAAGATGGCCGAAAACGTACAAAGCAAGCTGAAGACGCTGGGGAGCGAGGAAATTATCGGTGAGCTTATTGATTTGGAATTGGGCCGTGCCGGCATCTCCATTATGAAAATCACCGCCGATATGGTTTTTGAAAAAAACCAGGTTGCGCGGGGTCACTATGTTTTTTCACAAGCCAATTCCCTGGCTCTGGCTGTCATTGACGCTAATGTTGCCGTAACAGGGGTGGCTAATATAAAATATAAGATGCCCATTCATGTTGGCGAAAAATTAATTGCCAAGGCAGAAGTTATGAAAAAAAGAGGAAATAAATATTTTGTATGGGTTAAAACTAGAAACGATAAACAGGAAGTATTCCGGGCTAAGTTTATTATAGTGTCTTTAGAACAGGATGAGAAGTGA